tttttttctttttcaattttcttaaGCAGTAGCATAGTTTTGACGTTAGTTTTAATTTCATAACTTAAGGAATAGAGGACTCAGCCATCGAAAACTAGATCAATTCCCGTGATTATGGAGTAGGACTGTAGAACAATTGATTGATTGGTCAGCATAAGATAAATTTTAGCATCTTTTACTGGAAACAACCTTCTGTCTTTTCAGAAGCTATTTTGTTAGATGCCGAAAATTTTAGGTTAACTTTGACAATCATTATTGACTTATTAAAGTCATGCTTCTCCTTAAATTAACAACTACTATAAAATTGGACTAGTGTTGAGCTCGGTGGGTGATTACTTGGAAAGAATATTTGCACTTGGTGCCAGCAACGGGATTTTGCCAATTGAATTCAATTGGTAAATTAAGCATTTTCCTTGTTTCACCATGTGCATCAAATTGTATTCCTGGCTTAatattttcttctctctttttctttgacTCCTTGTAAAACCATATGTGCAGCTATCATTTTCTGCTACAAATTTGTGTGATCGGGATGTGCTGTCTAAGGTTTGTTTCCTGAATTCTTACTAAACTTTGAGTTTTCGTTGATGTTACACTAAGGGGTATGATGAATTTATGCTTTGTCATAAATATTTGCTTAAgctttgtaaattttttatatgcaGCTATATAAATTTCCTTCAAACTTTTTTTTCCCTGTTTGACACCAGATTTTATTTGTTCAAGACTTCTGCTTTGGATACTTCTTGCATTTCTGTGTAAAAATGTATGCAGCATACTGTTACAATGGATTCTTAACTAATATTGGGTGATATTAAGAATCCAGAAGTTCTTTGAcaattttcatatatttgaAAGTCAACATCTTAAGTTTAACATGTGGCCATGCGTACAACAATGTTTGTTAAAGTGCAATGCTCTTGCAACCATTTAGCAAGGTAATATACTTGTGGAACTAAGCATGAAGCTATACCCTTGAATTGTTAGTAGAGGTGCCATTATGTAATTGTTTGTCAACCTCATTAATCTAAAATGCCATAAACAAGTAGATATTACCTGATCTTCCCAATGAATTCATAATGCTAGACACAGAGGGTCTTTTGGTGGAAAACTGGTGGGAAACTGTTAGAAAGAATCACCAAGTATCACTTCTTGCGTGGTCTTTGGAATTTGTTTCTCCATGTGGACAGTAGCCTAAAGCTAGATTATATTATCAGTTACCTAAGTAATCTTTTGATGTGGCATTGGAGGGAATTACTAGTCCCACAAGGCACTGATGAAAATTGTTTGGCTATTACAGTTGAAGAGGTTAACATATCATAATTATATGGCAGAGTATAGGTTTGGGTTTGTGTTGACTAACATAAAAAGTTCCTAATTAGAAGGGTTCAAATCTTTGGGATCCTTATTAGGCTTgatttaagaaattttattcttattgtaaatattcttaatttaggttgattctttgtgtataaatactcaaatcttATAAAtatcaattcaattggaatagaataaaaaattcctctcaaaattcttcatggtatcataGCGAATTTCCTgattttaagatttaaattcaaattttctcTTAGGATTTCTAAATCCCTAGATATACCTTTTTGGTACTACCTTACCTAGGAATCTTTTTTCATCTCACTGCCTCCACTAGCATGGTCGTTAGACCGTCGCGGTCCAGCTCCGATGTTGGAAAGCCACGTGCGTGAGGCTCACTCGCCATCGCAAGATTCTGCGTCTTTCCCACGCGTCGGCGCGTGTAACGTTTTTcggtgatttttttttatggcAATCTTTTTTGGCAAACTGGCCTTCAAGTCACACCTCTGACCTATATGGACTCGCGACTTGGTTTACCTTTTTTCAGAGTAGGAGATGTTTTTTGGTGTTTTTTGGCAGTGATCCTTTCCGGCAGACTCGCCTTCAAGTCGCGCTTCTGATCTGTTGGACCCATGCCTTTTTCGCCGGTGAACAATAATTATTTCTTCAGtgataataatttttcactGTTTTTGACAGAAAAAGAGTGGTTTCTTTTTGAAATGGCAGTGACTTGTATAGGCAATATAAGGACTTCTGATAATGCTTTTGTTTTGTTTCTTGATTCTGCTTCATGGATTGTTGATTCTGGTGCAAATAGACATACGGGCTTCTTTGAAGACTTCCTTAATTATCTTCCATGTCTACAAAAAGACACTATCGGAATCGCAAATAGTTCTTCGCTCCTATATCTAGAGCCGATTCTATTTTTTGTACTCCAAATATCAAACtatcttttgttctttatgtttcTTGTTTTCCtgttaatcttttatctgttagtGTTCTTATCAAAACacttaattgtaaaattaaatttttttctgacCATTGTGTTATTTAGGACCTTCAAACTAAAAAGAGAATTGGCAATGGTAAATTGCACGATGGCTTGTAAATGTTGGAAAAGAATATGAGTTTGAATTCACCTCGAGCTCTTTTTGGAAGAAATTACGATGTCAACCAGGATATCATACAGTGACATCGACGATTAGGACACCCATCCTTATTTGttttagagaaattttattCTGATTTATTTTCCAAGACTCAATGTGGTTCTTtagtttgtgatgcttgtgagtatacTAAGCATACAAGAATCGCTTATCCCTCCAGTAACAATGGGAGTATAATCCCTTTTGTGACCATCTATTCTGACGTTTGAGAGCCTACTCAAACGGTCTCACTATCTGGTTATCATtggtttgttacttttattgattgcTGCACTCGCATGACTTGAGTTTATTTGATAAAGGTAAAAAGTGATGCGGTTTCttgctttcaatcttttcacaagataatttgtactcaatttgatgtcaagataaaagttttgagaactaATAATGGTACAGAGTACATGGATAACCATTTTTCTACTTATCTGGAGTCTAATGGGATACTGCATCAAACTAGTTATCCTTGTACCCAAAATGATActgcagaaaaaaaaaacacctgTTGGAAGTAACTCGATCTCTCTTTTTCACCATGAATCTTCCAAAAACCTATTGAGGAGATACAGTCTTAGCTGCAGCTtatcttattaataaaatgCATCTCAAAGCTTTTGCCTTTAAAAGCTCTTGCCTTTAAAAGCCCCTTAGAGGTGCTACAAGGGAAACATACTTATATTACTCCACCAAAGGTGTTTGGATGTACGTGTTTTGTTCATATTAGGACAGGTGAAAAGTTTGATCCGAGGGCTATTAAATATGTATTTGTTGGGTACTCTCCCACACAGAAGGGTTACAAGTGTTATCACCCTCCATCTAGAAAATACATTGTCAATATGAATATTACATTTAGAGAGACTGAACCTTATTTCAGTACTACTCCATCACCTCTTCAGAGGAGGATAATGAGAGAAGAGATGATTCATAGTCCTATAAGTCTAGAATGTTTTACTCTAGAGGAGACTACTATACAGAGGGAGACTATTGGTGATTAGGAGACTATTATATAGGAGAGACTATTAGTGATGAAATTGGACGTTTGGACAAACCAGATTTAAGGAGATACTCACGAAGAGACAAAACAGAAATAAAAAAAGCCATTGTGCAGCCTACTCAGTATCAtgaatcttcctcttctccatctGGTGAGTCATTTCTAAACCTTGAGCCCTTTGATGATCTAAATAAACCAATTGCTCAAAGAAAAAGGagttagatcttgcataaaacacTTTATTTCTAACTTTCTCTCTTATGAGTTTTTGTCTCCATTTTAATAGAGTCTTTGTCTTATCTATTTTCTCTATGTCTATTCTACAGGATTGaaaaaaaactcttttagatcctaaatggaagggAGCAAcaattgaagagatgaaagcactGGCAAAAAATGAGACCTGGGtgcttgtcactctcccacctggAAAGAAACTTgttggctgtaaatgggtgttgAGTGTGAAACATAAAGCAGATGGATCAATTGAAAAATTTAAGGCTAGACTAGTGACCAAGGGATACACTCAAATCTATGTAGTGGATTACCATGAGACATTTGCTCCTGTTGCTAAAATAAACTCAATCAAAATATTGTTATCTTGCGCTGTCAACTTTGATTGGGATTTACaacaatttgatgtgaaaaatgcattcCTCTATGAAGATTTGGAGGAGAAAGTGTATATGGAAAGTTTTTCAGGATTTGCTGATGAAAAAATACAAAGAAAGGTGTGCAGGCTAAAGAAGTTTTGTATGGGTTGAAGTAGTCacccagagcttggtttgatcAATTCAATAGAGTTATGATTTGCTTTGGCTAAAACAGAGCAATGCTGACCATACCTTATTTATCAGACGtcacaataataaaattactctTCTTATAATCTATGTTGATGACATAATAATGACAGGGAATGACACTAAAGAGATGACTTGGCTAAAAAGAGCTTTTGATTTAGGAGTTCGAAATTACAAATTtaggaaaactgcaatatttttttattttttagagaaAATACTTTCTGGATCTTTTAGGAGAAAGTGgatcttttaaaaaaaactagTAAGTTAGGTTGCAAACTAGCAGAAACTCTCATTGGTAGCAATCACAAACTACAAGTAGGGGTTGGTGAATCAGTGGATATGGACAGATATTAGAGATTGATAGGCAGACTGATTTATCTTTTGCATACTCGACCAAACATAGTATATGCGGTCAGCTTAGTTAatcagtttatgcatgattctcGTGAGCCTCACATGCAAGCTGTTTTTTTGCATTTTGCGATACTTGAAATTTTCTCCTGGAAAAGGTCTCCTATTCTCTAAACACCGTAATCTTTGCATACATTCGTTCACAGATGCAGATTGGACTTGATCTCTTGACGATAGAAGATCAACTAGTGGTTATTGTACACTTGTGGGAATAGCATGATCAGTTGCGGCTCAAATTCTGCTCCAGATTTAGTAGCTTGGGAAGTTATAGTTAGATTTATAGAAGGTTGTTCAACGCTTTCTTGAACTTTCTTGAATTATATCATAAACGATTCTTCCCCCTCACACCAATCACAAGTTTTTCTTCATTCCTCTCGTATATCATCGTGAACAAGAAGTGACATGTAAACGACATCGGTACAGGCATCTAATGTGCTGGCTATATCTTTAAAGTTTTGGCCATTGTATCACATGATATTTTGTCGTCCAGCATTGCAcaccatctttttttttttcagctcATCCTTTCTTCATCCGCAGATTAATTTGTTTACACTCTCATTGAATTAATCTGAAGTTGCTGTGCCAATTAGCTGAGTCATTATTAGGACATAGTCAAGTTCCAGTTGCGTTTCTGTTTTTGTTTGCTTCTATTATACATGGCCAGAACCTCCTTTGGAGTTTTTTTGGTGATAATTTTTTACACATAAAAAAGAAgtataaaataagataaatttgAATGTTATGACATTGAAAAGGACTTTATATTAAATTGCATAAAATGagcacatttttttaaaaaactgttTTCTAAATGTTTTCTACCTTCTGTTTCTTCTCATATAATTTTCTTTGCTTTAGAGTGATCCTATGCTAGTTGTTTATAAAAAAGCAAGGGACGGGTCGCCTACTGAAGTTTTCCGCACTGAAGTAATTCTTAATTCCTTGAACCCCACATGGATTATGAAATATGCCATCACATTCCAGTTTGAAGTTGTGCAAACTTTGCTGTAAGTTCAGTGTGTGGAACTCTAATTTTTTTCCCTGACCAAATATGCTTTTAGTATCTtcactatatttttttaaattaatatttatattttactacAGGTTTCATGTGTATGACATTGACACCCAATTTCACAATTTAGATGTTAAggtatatttttattgttctgtTTGTTGTTCTTGCATTGTTATCATTGAAGAGGCAAATGTTCTGCATGCAGTTCTGTCACAAGAGAAAGTTGCCTATAAGTTTAAGCTTTTAGTTTCAGTAGTCTCCTAATATAGTATTGCAGTCTCTCCAACCAAAATATCTAAAGTTCAAATCCTTGGGCGCCTTAATCAACCTAAAATCACAACGGTTTTTTGAACACACTCAAAGCATAACAAGCTTAGCATGAAGGGGCATGTTTTATCAGTAAGGTTGAACTTTGTTTTTATGGTTTGTTATTAATAAGCTCTTTTGAATTAAaaccttattatttttttctctttttttttggcAAACAACTAAATATTTTCTGGGTAATTGACAAAATTCTGAATCTTTTTCTTCCTTATTCAGCATTTTAGtgctataaaaattttataaaaatatcatggTAAAGATATCTGTAATGAGGAGGGGTTGCGAGAAACTATATTTATAAATGATTTCACACTTGGCCTTCCATGCCAAGTGGAAGAAAACTTGGTTATTTTAGATGTGCATTAACACATcttgggaaaaaaaaatttttgacttcttggtggttTAGGATTTCTGCTTGTGTTCGCTTTTTACTTTATGATTTGTATTATGTGCGTATGCTGTTTGGACATCATCAATATAATTTCACCTAGATTTTTTCCCCAAGTAATTGTACTAAATGATTTTCTGTTACTTTCATTGGAGTGAATGGAATGGTAAAGAACAAATGGTTTAACAATTGCAGATGATCAAGCTAGATGAGCAACAATTTCTTGGTGAAGCTTCATGTGTTTTGTCTGAGGTATGACAGGAAGGCAATTCTAATATACATCGTACTTTCTTGTAGAATACCTGTATAATGAGACCATCAACATTCTTCTTTGAAATGTGAACTCCTGTGATTCTAGTCTAGCCAGAGAGATCcttatattatattatgaaGGCTGATAAATGCTATAATTGCATAAACATAGCAGAATGTAATGGAATAAAGAAAATAGAATAATGAAAGGAAATTTATCCTATTCTGTTATGCTTTGTAACAGTTGTGCAAAACATATTGCAAGAGTTTAGGTACCTTCTGTTATTAGAAACCAGGACAcatgtataaaattaaaattttaatttgtacaTTGTTGCTTCTTTCCATGCAGATTTTGACCAAATCAAATAGGTCTCTGACCTTAGATCTCTTACAAAAAGAAGATTCTACAGTATCAAGCCATTCTCCGTGTGGTCAGCTTGTTGTGCATGCTGAGGAATGCTTTAGCTCCAAGACTACGACTGAGATGATATTAAGGTGTTCAGATTTGGAACATAAGGATCTGTTCTCAAGAATTGTATGGGTTGCAAAGTTTTTATCTCTTTCTTTGTCAGGTGCTTTTTTGAAACACATAAATGATGGTTGGTGTTTTATCCGCAGAACCCTTTTCTGGTAATCTCAAAAATGGTTGAGAGTGGGATCCCCATTGCCGTGTGTAAAACAGAAGTCCTAAAGAATGATCACAACCCAATATGGAAACCGATCTTTTTGAATATACAACAAGTTGGAAGCAAGGTAAAAGGAATATTGCATCTGAGCTCAGAATGTGTATTACCTAGTTCAAATCCAGCATCCTGTTGTCCAGTACATCCTCCTGAAGAAAAATGAAATACACATGGAAAAATGACTTTGTGTGGGCTACAAAGCTTTGGTGGCTATTTGTGTCCAAGGACCACCTTGCTGCTGTGACAATTTTACTTTACCTGTATGACATATTCAAAGACTAATTTCTTTGCATTTTAATACCAAACAATGAGTTGGTCCTTGCCTTTTTCTTAGCAATCTCTTGTCAATTTCAATGAGATGGAAACGATAAGATAGAAAGGGAATGTACCATTATCAAAATGGAGTCCAAAAATTGGCAAGCTTCTCCTTTGAatatatagatttttttatgGTATTTGTTCTTTAGATTCCCTGCTTCATTACCTAGTTATGGTTAAGTTCTTAGTATTGTTTTATGATTCAACCTGCAGGATAGCCCCCTGGTGATAGATTGCTACAACTTCAATAGCAGTGGCAAGCATGATTTGATTGGGTAGCCGGAGAGCTCAGTttattctttcattttattCTCCTCAACTCTATGCATTTAATGGTGGTGAtgcttccttctttttttttttttttttgttttgttaatGCAGAGAAGTTACAAAATCCCTAGCAGACTTGGAAAAGCTTCGTTCTAGTGGGGAAggtgaaaatttattttcaaccaCTGCTGTTGGGCATGATCACAACAAGGTCTGATTATGTAAAGCAAGTTACTTTCAATCCTGGAGCTTTCTGTCTTTAACTTAAACTTTCTAAGTGTGCAGCTACTAAAAAGCCAGCTATTTGTGGACAAGTTTTCTGAAAGCATTCAACATACTTTTCTGGATTACTTGAAAGGAGGATGTGAGCTGAACTTCATGGTGGCTATTGATTTCACTGGTACTTGCCTTAGAATTGAACTCTTCAATGCCTGAAATTTTTGTTTCTaaagtttaaattattattttgttgtTTTCATTTAACAAGTAACCAATTATACATAATATTGGTTGtgtttctctttgttcttttgtGCATTGTTTGCATCTGCAAGTTTTTTCATatttcctttcttgattttcatcTCAAACTGCAAATTGACATGATTGTATTCATTAGAAAAAACATGTTCTAATACCACTTGTTAGTAAAATCAAAATAGATAGATAGAAAGATGGATAAGATGGAGGGATATAGCAAAACTTGATCCTTTAACTCGTATCCATAACCATTCACTTTATCCCATTCCATCCATACATCAATACAGTATTGCATATATGAGCGTGCATCCACTTCCTAAATAAAATTCCTACGTACATGAGTCATTATCTAAGCAAAACCATTATCTAAACATCTTATCAAGTGCTTATTCTCACATACTTCTAGGTACATGAATTAAGCTTATCTTAATTattaatcataaacattatctaaatcttacatatttttttaacagTGTTGTTAATCATCTATAAGCTAGCACAATTTGtagaaatttattattcaaCATCACTTCTTCATCCATACAGTTCCCTTTACATATCTTAATCCATGTCATGCTAAAGTATAAGCTACTTGCAGATGAAAGAAGTTTAGTTTCTTTATAAGTCAAAGCTATTTATGGTTTTGTCATTTGTGACGTTAAAGCTGGAGCAAGTCTAAAGCCTTTTAGGTGTTCTATCATGTTATCATTTACTT
This Manihot esculenta cultivar AM560-2 chromosome 6, M.esculenta_v8, whole genome shotgun sequence DNA region includes the following protein-coding sequences:
- the LOC110617374 gene encoding protein BONZAI 1 isoform X1, yielding MGNCFSDEAGGKAAVGGTSSATGGGAAAANDAIDYYLKSRGFHGIFSQIELSFSATNLCDRDVLSKSDPMLVVYKKARDGSPTEVFRTEVILNSLNPTWIMKYAITFQFEVVQTLLFHVYDIDTQFHNLDVKMIKLDEQQFLGEASCVLSEILTKSNRSLTLDLLQKEDSTVSSHSPCGQLVVHAEECFSSKTTTEMILRCSDLEHKDLFSRINPFLVISKMVESGIPIAVCKTEVLKNDHNPIWKPIFLNIQQVGSKDSPLVIDCYNFNSSGKHDLIGEVTKSLADLEKLRSSGEGENLFSTTAVGHDHNKLLKSQLFVDKFSESIQHTFLDYLKGGCELNFMVAIDFTASNGNPRLPDSLHYLDPSGRLNAYQQAIVEVGEVLQFYDSDKRFPAWGFGARPIDGPVSHCFNLNGSTNHCEVEGIQGIMMAYASALLNVSLAGPTLFGPVISTAALIASQSLANGGKKYFVLLIITDGVVTDLQETKDAIVKASDLPLSILIVGVGGADFKEMEILDADKGEILESSTGRVASRDIVQFVPFRHVQNGQISVVQELLAELPTQFLTYMRSRDLQPSI
- the LOC110617374 gene encoding protein BONZAI 2 isoform X3, giving the protein MLVVYKKARDGSPTEVFRTEVILNSLNPTWIMKYAITFQFEVVQTLLFHVYDIDTQFHNLDVKMIKLDEQQFLGEASCVLSEILTKSNRSLTLDLLQKEDSTVSSHSPCGQLVVHAEECFSSKTTTEMILRCSDLEHKDLFSRINPFLVISKMVESGIPIAVCKTEVLKNDHNPIWKPIFLNIQQVGSKDSPLVIDCYNFNSSGKHDLIGEVTKSLADLEKLRSSGEGENLFSTTAVGHDHNKLLKSQLFVDKFSESIQHTFLDYLKGGCELNFMVAIDFTASNGNPRLPDSLHYLDPSGRLNAYQQAIVEVGEVLQFYDSDKRFPAWGFGARPIDGPVSHCFNLNGSTNHCEVEGIQGIMMAYASALLNVSLAGPTLFGPVISTAALIASQSLANGGKKYFVLLIITDGVVTDLQETKDAIVKASDLPLSILIVGVGGADFKEMEILDADKGEILESSTGRVASRDIVQFVPFRHVQNGQISVVQELLAELPTQFLTYMRSRDLQPSI